TTAAAGTAGTTATGATGAATGTGTGCGTTGGTTGTCATCGTTTCAGTATCGTCATCATATTGAAATTTGATGTAACTACCTGAATTGATTTGACCATCGTCGTCTTCAACAACAATATTCTTATCCAGAAACTCATTATATGCAATTGAGATTTTTTCACTTGATTCAGTTAATACCACTGAAGTTTGTCCATCAGTAATATCTTTATGATCAAATGTATTACGTAACACTTTAATATTTTTTGAGTTTACAATTTTGAGTAATGTACTGGCATCATTTGGACCCAATACAAACCCCTGTAAAGTAATGTTTTGAGAGTTAGAAATAGCAGCCGTTTCTAAAATGATACTTCCAACACTTTCAGCACGGATTAAAACTTGAGTATCGAAACAAGTATCTTTAATTGAGATTTCACCATCACCAGAAACAATAATTTCATCTCCACCTTGCACATCTCCACTGTTTAATAACTCGTTTAAATCATCGATGGTTGAATTATGCGTTGCTCCAGTCACAACAGGATTTGCATCATCAGATCCGTCATCGTCGAAAGCATCTGAGCATGCATAAGTGTCAACATCGTCATCGTCACTATCGTCTTCATCATCACTGTCGTTATCGTCATCATCAGAAAGTGCATCAGCGGAAAGGATAGTGAAACGTATCGTTGCTTCAGTACCATCAATAGAGGTGACGGTTACACTCTCTGATACGCTTTCATCTTCATTTAAGTCACCCAGTGTTTCATTTTCTGGTACTTCATAGGTCCATTCGCCATCTGAATTAAGTGAGAATATGCCGTAAGTAGTCGCTATATCCGTTTGCACAATGAAAGCTTCTTCACCATCATCAGGATCTACAATGCTAAGGGATTCATTAACATCGCCATTTTTATAATACAATTCGACTGAAGTTTTTCCGCTTATTACAGCTGCAGTAGATTCAGTAGTGCCATCATCAATTGCGTCACTAGTATCATTTGAACTGCTACCTGAGCCACCACATGCATTTAATCCAGCCATTGCTGAAAGTAATAATAATTTTTTATACACGGTCCATTCCTTGGTCTAATTATAGGTATTTGACAATGTAGTGATATAATATATTAATACAATTCACGAGATCACATTTCCTTATTCAAGCTATGGATAACTATTGATGTTGTGATCAATGTCTTTGGTAATGATAAAATCAAAGGGGTTATAATATATTGAGCTGATAAATAATTGAGCTGAAGTGTCATGTTTAAATTAATGATAAAAACCTACCATAAGTAAAGAATACACACACAGGGAAGGTTAAATAAGATGAAGTTTAATCATATAGGGTCTTATACCATTCCGCCTAATTAGTTGATCAGATTCATCCAATCCCTAGTGCACATTTTTATTACTCTTTGACTATCACTTACAAAGTCATTCCATGCATAACAAACCGCATCCACAATTGACTCATAACCATTAAAACAACGATTAGCTAAATGATGTTGACGCAACCAGCTCCACACTTGTTCTATCGGATTTAGTTCTGGAGAGTACGGAGGAAGCTTAATTACGCTAACATTATTAAAGTCTGTCGCAAGATCTTCTGTATGCCAACCAGCCCCATCCATAATAATGACTGCATGCCGATCTTCGGCGGTACTCATGGATATTTGTTTCAGGTGAGCATACATAATGTCTTTATTGACATAAGGCATTACCATCGCTTGTGATTGCCCATTAGTGACACAAACGGAGCCAAATAAATATGCATATTCAAACTGTTGCTGTTTCACAGCTAATGGTCTGCTACCTGTTTTAGCCCATAGCTTTGTTGTTGTATTTTGTTGTCCAAAACGTGCTTCATCTTGTAACCAGATAT
Above is a genomic segment from Psychromonas sp. L1A2 containing:
- a CDS encoding chondroitinase-B domain-containing protein; this translates as MYKKLLLLSAMAGLNACGGSGSSSNDTSDAIDDGTTESTAAVISGKTSVELYYKNGDVNESLSIVDPDDGEEAFIVQTDIATTYGIFSLNSDGEWTYEVPENETLGDLNEDESVSESVTVTSIDGTEATIRFTILSADALSDDDDNDSDDEDDSDDDDVDTYACSDAFDDDGSDDANPVVTGATHNSTIDDLNELLNSGDVQGGDEIIVSGDGEISIKDTCFDTQVLIRAESVGSIILETAAISNSQNITLQGFVLGPNDASTLLKIVNSKNIKVLRNTFDHKDITDGQTSVVLTESSEKISIAYNEFLDKNIVVEDDDGQINSGSYIKFQYDDDTETMTTNAHIHHNYFKNIVPYVKEGNTTPEGDSDREAIVFGDSGSQDVETNHLIEYNLFEDTDGENEIMTVKTSNNTFSNNTFLNSMGSLSFRLGHDNKAENNYFYGTGDSTLVTDANYETGGIRVYGANHTVSNNYMENLSGTSWRSPILIDSGDVSDSSNGNSHEAPTNVTVTDNTLVNNLGGGIFIGRDNYTIVPKDITISDNLVTGSKGSLFNNYANDDANTWSGNQSYATGSAADNEDGTLGAGELEVLSSEPTITAPTPLTTEDVGPTADITAI
- a CDS encoding IS630 family transposase (programmed frameshift); amino-acid sequence: MKKHDFSELAKTHKSVRMRLRYSALAHFQEGNSRTDIAKFLKVSRTSVNKWISQYHQNGLDGLIDKKITGRPLRLSEIQSLQLIQYINEYTKNDKGGRLVGTDIQLFIADNFGHQYHLSSVYKLLHRLGFSWITSRSKHPKQSLEVQEDFKKFQIKMILKIPGHISLDRVDIWLQDEARFGQQNTTTKLWAKTGSRPLAVKQQQFEYAYLFGSVCVTNGQSQAMVMPYVNKDIMYAHLKQISMSTAEDRHAVIIMDGAGWHTEDLATDFNNVSVIKLPPYSPELNPIEQVWSWLRQHHLANRCFNGYESIVDAVCYAWNDFVSDSQRVIKMCTRDWMNLIN